GAGGAACACTTTCGATCAAAATTAACCGTTCTTTGATATTGTTTTCTGCCGCGATTTTGAGTAATTCAGTTTGCAACTCTCCTCGCCCTAATAGCAGTAATTTCCAAGGTTTATTTTTCAATATAATTAAGGATTGTAAGAGCGTTAATAAACCCTTTTCTTGCACAAATCGCCCAACAAAACCTACCACAAAATCTTCTTTATGAATACCAAATTTAGCTGCTAGCTCTGGTTGAGCTTTGGGAGTAAATAAACTTTCATCTACACCCAGTTGCGGCATGACTTTAATTGCCCCTTTATATCCTCGTTGTCGCAAAACTTCTGCTCCATCTTGATTGCCAGAAATAATCCCGTGACTGTGATTGAGGTTATATTTTTCTAATAAAGCAACTGGCAACTTCAACTGATATGGTAAATTCCACCAGGTAAAAAATACATTTTTTGCCTTGAGTCTTAATAGCTGATTTAAGGCAATCATCTGAGTATAAGCTAGTCCCCTAGATCCTTGTTCGACTTGGATGATTTGGGGACGAAATTCTTTTAATAAAGATATCAAATCAGCTCCAAAAGTAAGGAGTCCCTGATGATTTTGACTAAAATTAGAAACTGGAACTATTCTAAATGTACCTTCATCACGGTATTCTGTTTCAATAATTCTGTTTTGTACACCGCCTGGTTTCCAACGTTTTGGGACTAAAACTGTCACTTCAACTCCCGATTCTAGTTGAGATAAAGCGCGTAATTTCTCACAGTTGAGGTCTACGATATAAGTATGACTAGCAACTAATATTTTCATTTAATTTATTAATTTTTATTCACCAATACCCCATGCCTAATAACTAAACTTGTTCATCCAATCGGCTGTAAATTTGACCATCGTTCCATAGTGATTGGATGACAGTACCCAAGGCTTTGAAAAAACCCAAAATGTAGAAAATAGCGCGAGTGGCAATTTTGATGGGGGAACCACTTTTATGGCAGGGTGGTCGTCCCAGAACGTGACAGTCAAATAAACGACCGTATAGGCGTAAAGCTTGAGTCGCAGTCAGGTTTTTCAGTCCTAGCAGGAAATGGTTGTGATAAAAGGTGAGTTGATATTTTAGCGATCGCATACTAATATCATGACAACCCCCTGTTTCTTCGCCTAAATGCACCAAATGGGCTTCTGGGTCGTACCAAATTTTATATCCGGTTTG
The Nostoc punctiforme PCC 73102 genome window above contains:
- the hpsO gene encoding hormogonium polysaccharide biosynthesis glycosyltransferase HpsO; protein product: MKILVASHTYIVDLNCEKLRALSQLESGVEVTVLVPKRWKPGGVQNRIIETEYRDEGTFRIVPVSNFSQNHQGLLTFGADLISLLKEFRPQIIQVEQGSRGLAYTQMIALNQLLRLKAKNVFFTWWNLPYQLKLPVALLEKYNLNHSHGIISGNQDGAEVLRQRGYKGAIKVMPQLGVDESLFTPKAQPELAAKFGIHKEDFVVGFVGRFVQEKGLLTLLQSLIILKNKPWKLLLLGRGELQTELLKIAAENNIKERLILIESVPHNEVASYINLMSTLVLPSETTYKFKTLTSVGWKEQFGHVLIEAMACQVPVIGSDSGEIPYVIGDAGLVFPEGDVQALANCLVQLMDKPDFAHTLGEMGYQKAMVKYTNKALAKQQFEFYQELVMSK